One Chryseobacterium indoltheticum DNA segment encodes these proteins:
- a CDS encoding cold-shock protein yields MADSFSKKENFKKKVQKAKEKAQKREERKTSNNKGKGLDDMIMYVDANGQLTSTPPDNSNVEDFDINNIQLGAAPIEAEELIKTGIVTFFSEKGYGFITEDGSKENVFFHSNNCMEPIKKGNKVSFEKEKSPKGFVAVEIRMVK; encoded by the coding sequence ATGGCGGATTCTTTCTCTAAAAAAGAAAATTTCAAGAAAAAAGTTCAAAAAGCAAAGGAAAAAGCTCAAAAAAGAGAAGAGCGTAAAACCAGCAACAACAAAGGTAAAGGTCTAGACGACATGATCATGTACGTGGATGCCAATGGGCAGTTGACTTCTACACCACCGGATAACAGCAACGTTGAAGATTTTGATATCAACAACATTCAGCTGGGTGCAGCTCCTATCGAAGCTGAAGAATTGATTAAGACAGGAATTGTAACATTTTTCAGTGAAAAAGGTTACGGTTTTATTACAGAAGACGGTTCGAAAGAAAATGTTTTCTTCCACAGTAACAACTGTATGGAACCTATCAAAAAAGGAAACAAAGTATCTTTTGAAAAAGAGAAATCTCCAAAAGGTTTTGTTGCAGTAGAAATCAGAATGGTTAAATAA
- a CDS encoding nucleotidyltransferase domain-containing protein, with translation MTIQTLKNKNLILFQSISGSRSFGLATENSDTDIRGVYYLPKEDFFGLNYIPQISNETNDISYFEIGRFIELLQKNNPNILEILASPENCIQHKNPLMDLLKPEDFLSKLCKDTFAGYAISQIKKAKGLNKKILNPIDKERKSILDFCYILENNSSVPLKKWLREFPSSGGISEGRGGLSQEKCGLVSIDNTKGMFALFYDESGDLNYKGIIQNEEANQVSVSSVPKGEQSLAFMFCNLDAYSTYCKDYREYWKWVSERNEDRYNVNQNHGQNYDSKNMMHTIRLLQSCEHIFKTGSLEIRVKNRDELLDIKAGNWSYDNVMKKAEQLITSIEYHHSKSTLPEFPDVEKTTRLLVEIRNSLYSN, from the coding sequence ATGACCATCCAAACCCTTAAAAATAAAAACCTCATCCTCTTCCAATCCATCTCGGGAAGCCGCTCTTTCGGTCTCGCAACGGAAAACTCAGACACAGACATCCGTGGAGTATACTATTTACCAAAAGAAGACTTTTTTGGTTTAAACTATATTCCGCAGATTTCTAATGAAACGAATGATATTTCGTATTTCGAAATCGGGAGGTTTATAGAATTATTACAGAAAAACAATCCGAATATTCTGGAAATTCTGGCAAGTCCGGAAAATTGTATTCAGCATAAAAATCCGTTGATGGATTTGCTGAAGCCGGAAGATTTCTTATCGAAATTATGCAAAGATACATTTGCAGGTTATGCGATTTCACAAATCAAAAAAGCAAAAGGACTGAACAAAAAGATTTTAAATCCAATTGATAAAGAAAGAAAATCAATTCTTGATTTCTGTTATATTTTAGAAAATAATAGCTCTGTTCCGTTGAAAAAATGGTTGAGAGAATTCCCCTCCTCTGGAGGGATTTCCGAAGGACGGGGTGGTCTTTCCCAAGAAAAATGTGGTTTGGTAAGCATCGACAATACCAAAGGAATGTTTGCGCTTTTCTATGATGAATCGGGAGATTTAAACTACAAAGGAATTATTCAGAATGAAGAAGCCAATCAGGTTTCTGTTTCATCTGTTCCGAAAGGTGAACAATCGTTGGCTTTTATGTTTTGTAATCTAGACGCTTACTCCACCTATTGTAAAGATTACCGCGAATATTGGAAGTGGGTTTCAGAAAGAAATGAAGACCGCTACAACGTCAACCAGAACCATGGACAAAACTACGACAGCAAAAATATGATGCACACGATTCGTTTGTTACAGTCTTGTGAACATATCTTTAAAACCGGTTCGTTAGAGATTCGGGTCAAAAATCGGGATGAATTATTAGACATCAAAGCCGGAAACTGGTCGTATGATAATGTGATGAAGAAAGCCGAACAGCTGATTACATCTATTGAATATCATCATTCAAAGTCTACACTTCCTGAATTTCCTGATGTAGAAAAAACAACCAGACTTTTAGTGGAAATAAGAAATTCACTTTACAGTAATTAA
- a CDS encoding pyruvate decarboxylase: MKKILFYTLISSVFIISVSSVKAQKTSSHDKIKKVLYFNPEVEPDIEEIKEPTNHAFFSAVSDNISAFRKNKMLRSEIQVSFDSIDSKTITEYSKNNDADFVIVPKVKYFKVGLGKYVFSNQVVVSMKLFDAEGNLVTSSEYDTYRKNMRLLGSTENSIKIGTNGAMKNILKELRKIKPSAEAGF, translated from the coding sequence ATGAAAAAAATTTTATTTTATACGCTTATTTCTTCTGTATTTATCATCAGTGTTTCTTCTGTGAAAGCACAAAAAACCTCATCTCATGATAAAATAAAGAAAGTTTTATACTTCAATCCTGAAGTTGAACCCGATATTGAAGAAATAAAAGAACCAACCAATCATGCATTCTTTAGTGCAGTTTCGGATAATATCAGCGCTTTTCGCAAAAACAAAATGCTGAGATCTGAAATTCAGGTTTCTTTTGACAGCATCGATTCTAAAACCATTACCGAATACAGTAAAAACAATGATGCCGACTTTGTCATTGTTCCTAAAGTAAAATATTTTAAAGTAGGATTAGGAAAATACGTTTTCTCTAATCAGGTTGTCGTAAGCATGAAACTGTTTGATGCAGAAGGAAATCTCGTTACCTCTTCAGAGTATGACACTTACCGAAAAAACATGCGCCTTTTGGGTTCCACAGAAAATTCAATAAAAATAGGAACCAACGGTGCCATGAAAAATATCCTTAAAGAATTAAGAAAGATAAAACCTTCTGCAGAAGCTGGTTTTTAA
- a CDS encoding TrlF family AAA-like ATPase: protein MAINRGSEWNKWDLHIHTPASINQNYGNNNDGWEKFINALENLPTDVKVIGITDYYFIDGYEKVMEYKQSGRLANIEKIFPILEFRIDTFGSASESKLQKINLHILFNLDESDLKKEINCVRREFIEQIPITKLDKHSTKMLSIDNLTLEGNNDLNTGFANLIPPTDIVFNKIKSDTWKDKVILFLGYKEWSNLDKNQQLKPFKEDLYSKVNAFFSNGFETNKKNQNWLNEYGNKRLLHSLDIHDFNFLDTFEFDENETKKPILNYFCNTWIKAQPTFEGLKQILYEPNERVKIQLDKPDFKEDKLVIDEIQFISENQKFISEPIKLNQNLNVIIGGKSSGKSILLYNIAKTLLGNEKIFKDEKIENKYNFREGENPDINFDFLVKTKVGIPQSRYDLEGKNIIPDIKYIPQNYLIKLAEPEQYKTGDSLNKVIRNLIIEDKESREKYNDIFLTNVIANDKERDRIIDNYFEIKEKISELENLLKTKSNKEVLEKNIEANNNKITELKKGIGLTDDEIKKYNLLQKDSEVINIDKNKINNDYKKISKFNNEAEHILNELKRQKDIIASSLENAEIQSEFINHYQDLDKFILNLDGFISSYEVQITDDGNTIFKNENIFKNLLSKIKSRKDTNDKDLEKYRQNAEVEKNIKSLELSIEEDKKNLLAISQLNKEIDTYQNELFKEKHKLFTLYIKSFKEYRDLIKNLKKRVEILEKDGLIINGRVKFNFPKFRNDMLDISHGTYKSYNNWQIINSNLSALDKYDTKSFIYDLKNIFENIIDGEYILLSKVSKQHAIKNLLYDYFFDYWEIEYKGDKLGKMSTGKASFVILMLIVGLSELKTPILIDQPEDNLDNRSVSKDLVEYLKHKKKERQIILVTHNPNIVVNADAENIIVANQKGQNDIESTSDYIFDYVNGAIEDSFSKDINNTNLLKSMGIREHIAEIVEGGKEAFKKREEKYGF, encoded by the coding sequence ATGGCAATTAACAGAGGCTCTGAATGGAATAAATGGGATCTACATATACATACGCCCGCATCCATAAATCAAAATTACGGCAACAACAATGACGGCTGGGAAAAATTTATAAATGCTCTAGAAAATCTGCCTACAGACGTCAAAGTAATAGGTATTACTGATTATTACTTCATTGATGGTTACGAAAAAGTAATGGAGTATAAACAAAGTGGAAGATTAGCTAATATCGAAAAAATTTTTCCAATCTTAGAGTTTAGGATAGATACATTTGGAAGTGCTAGCGAAAGTAAATTACAAAAAATAAATTTGCATATTCTTTTCAACTTAGATGAATCTGATTTAAAAAAAGAAATAAATTGTGTTAGAAGAGAATTCATCGAGCAAATTCCAATTACAAAGCTTGATAAACATTCAACGAAGATGCTATCAATTGATAATTTGACTTTAGAAGGAAATAATGATTTAAATACAGGCTTTGCAAATTTAATTCCTCCAACAGATATTGTCTTTAATAAAATTAAATCTGATACATGGAAAGATAAGGTAATATTATTTTTAGGTTACAAAGAATGGAGTAATTTGGATAAAAACCAGCAACTGAAACCTTTTAAAGAGGATTTATATTCGAAAGTAAATGCTTTTTTCAGTAATGGTTTTGAAACTAATAAAAAAAACCAAAATTGGCTTAATGAATATGGAAATAAGAGATTATTACATTCTTTAGATATTCATGATTTCAATTTTTTAGACACATTTGAATTTGATGAAAATGAAACAAAAAAACCAATATTAAATTACTTTTGTAATACTTGGATTAAAGCACAACCTACATTTGAAGGCTTGAAACAAATTCTCTATGAGCCAAATGAAAGAGTAAAAATTCAACTTGATAAGCCTGATTTTAAGGAAGACAAACTAGTAATTGATGAAATTCAATTTATAAGCGAAAATCAAAAATTTATCTCTGAGCCAATAAAATTAAATCAGAATCTCAATGTTATCATTGGTGGTAAATCATCTGGTAAATCAATCTTGTTATACAATATTGCAAAAACATTACTTGGCAATGAAAAGATATTTAAAGATGAAAAAATAGAAAATAAATATAACTTTAGAGAAGGAGAAAATCCTGATATAAATTTTGATTTTTTAGTAAAAACAAAAGTTGGAATCCCGCAGTCAAGATATGACCTTGAAGGAAAAAATATAATTCCAGATATTAAATATATTCCGCAAAATTATTTAATAAAATTGGCTGAACCTGAACAATATAAAACCGGTGATTCATTAAATAAAGTAATCAGAAACTTAATAATTGAAGATAAAGAATCAAGGGAAAAATATAATGATATATTTTTAACAAATGTTATAGCAAATGATAAAGAAAGAGATCGCATTATTGATAACTATTTTGAAATTAAGGAAAAAATATCTGAATTAGAAAATCTATTAAAAACTAAAAGCAATAAAGAGGTCTTAGAAAAAAATATTGAAGCTAATAATAATAAGATAACAGAATTAAAAAAAGGAATTGGTTTAACCGATGATGAAATAAAAAAATACAATCTTCTTCAAAAAGATTCTGAAGTAATTAATATTGATAAAAACAAAATTAATAATGATTATAAAAAAATATCTAAATTTAATAATGAGGCTGAACATATTCTTAATGAACTAAAAAGACAAAAAGATATCATTGCCTCTTCTTTAGAAAATGCAGAAATTCAAAGCGAGTTTATAAATCATTATCAAGATTTAGATAAGTTCATTTTAAATTTAGATGGCTTCATTTCATCGTATGAAGTACAAATAACAGATGATGGAAACACTATTTTTAAAAATGAAAATATTTTTAAGAATCTCCTTTCTAAAATAAAAAGTAGAAAAGATACAAATGATAAGGATTTAGAAAAGTACCGACAAAATGCGGAAGTTGAAAAAAATATTAAAAGTTTAGAATTATCTATAGAGGAAGATAAAAAAAATTTACTAGCGATTTCACAATTAAACAAAGAAATAGATACTTATCAAAATGAACTATTTAAAGAAAAACACAAGCTTTTTACTCTTTACATAAAGTCTTTTAAAGAATATCGTGATTTAATTAAAAACTTAAAAAAACGTGTTGAAATTTTAGAAAAAGACGGTTTAATTATCAATGGAAGAGTGAAGTTCAATTTTCCTAAATTTAGAAATGATATGCTAGATATAAGCCACGGAACATATAAATCATATAATAATTGGCAAATCATTAATTCAAACCTTTCTGCTTTAGACAAATATGATACTAAATCTTTCATATACGATTTGAAAAATATATTTGAAAATATAATTGATGGTGAATACATCCTGCTAAGTAAAGTAAGTAAACAACATGCTATTAAAAATTTACTTTACGATTATTTTTTTGATTATTGGGAAATAGAATATAAAGGTGATAAATTAGGAAAGATGTCTACAGGTAAAGCCAGTTTTGTTATTTTAATGCTTATTGTAGGTCTAAGTGAATTAAAAACACCTATCCTAATAGACCAACCTGAAGATAATTTAGATAATCGTTCCGTCTCAAAAGATTTAGTAGAATATTTAAAACACAAAAAGAAAGAGCGTCAAATAATATTGGTTACTCACAACCCTAATATAGTTGTAAATGCGGATGCCGAGAATATTATAGTTGCAAATCAAAAAGGTCAAAATGATATTGAAAGTACAAGCGATTATATTTTTGATTATGTAAATGGAGCTATCGAAGACTCATTTTCTAAAGACATAAATAATACAAATTTGTTAAAATCTATGGGAATTAGAGAACATATAGCTGAAATTGTTGAAGGAGGAAAAGAAGCATTCAAAAAACGCGAAGAAAAATATGGATTCTAA
- a CDS encoding polyribonucleotide nucleotidyltransferase, with translation MSIPQAITELITLADGREITLETGKLAKQADGSVVVKMGGTMLLATVVASKEAKDGVDFLPLTVDYREKFYAGGKIPGNFFRREARPSDQEILTMRLVDRVLRPLFPEDFHAEVQVMISLISYDGESIPDDLAGLAASAAIAITDIPFNGPMSEVRVVRINGELSVNPKFEDLKIADLDIMVGATKDSIVMVEGEMKEISEAEMLEAIQFAHVEIKKQVEAQERLAEKVGKSLPKREYSHENHDEAIREKVWKETYDKVYEVAKTPSGKEERGEKFKAVLAEFLAQYVEDAEELERVTPFAKVYYHDVEKEAMRQMIINDKIRLDGRDPETIRPIWSEIDYLPGAHGSAIFTRGETQSLTAVTLGSVKDANMVDSVMVNYDERFFLHYNFPPFSTGEARPLRGTSRREVGHGNLAQRALANMIPEENPYTIRIVSDILESNGSSSMATVCAGTLALMDAGIQITKPVSGIAMGLVTDVKTGKFTVLSDILGDEDHLGDMDFKVTGTADGITACQMDIKIQGLSMDIMEKALLQARNGRLHILDKLNETISAPREDVKPHAPKMVMMEISKDFIGAVIGPGGKIIQQMQKDTDTVIAIEEVGEIGRIEISGVSREKINDAIARINEITFVPVVGEVYQGKVVKVMDFGAFVAIAKGTEGLLHISEIEWARLDKVPYKEGDEVEVKFMGYDDRKKMKLSRKVLLPRPPRPEQKPREEGQGRPEGQNRPERPARPESKVNPEGRDQPGEHKPLNEA, from the coding sequence ATGAGTATACCTCAAGCAATTACAGAGTTGATTACTCTTGCAGACGGCAGAGAAATCACATTAGAAACAGGGAAACTGGCAAAACAAGCTGACGGATCTGTAGTAGTAAAAATGGGCGGAACAATGCTTTTAGCAACCGTAGTAGCAAGTAAAGAAGCTAAAGACGGTGTAGATTTCTTACCATTAACAGTAGATTACAGAGAAAAATTCTACGCTGGTGGAAAAATCCCCGGAAACTTTTTCAGAAGAGAAGCCAGACCTTCAGATCAGGAAATCCTGACGATGCGTTTGGTAGACAGAGTTTTGAGACCATTATTCCCGGAAGATTTCCACGCAGAAGTTCAGGTGATGATCTCATTGATTTCTTATGACGGAGAATCTATTCCTGACGATTTAGCGGGTCTTGCAGCATCTGCAGCAATCGCTATCACAGATATTCCTTTCAACGGACCAATGTCTGAAGTAAGAGTAGTAAGAATTAACGGTGAACTTTCTGTAAACCCTAAATTTGAAGATCTTAAAATTGCTGACCTTGATATCATGGTGGGAGCAACTAAAGATTCTATCGTAATGGTAGAAGGAGAGATGAAAGAAATCTCTGAAGCAGAAATGCTTGAAGCTATCCAGTTCGCTCACGTTGAAATCAAAAAACAAGTTGAAGCTCAGGAAAGATTAGCTGAAAAAGTAGGCAAATCATTACCAAAAAGAGAATACAGCCACGAAAATCACGATGAAGCAATTCGCGAGAAAGTGTGGAAAGAAACTTACGATAAAGTATATGAAGTAGCAAAAACTCCTTCAGGAAAAGAAGAAAGAGGTGAGAAATTCAAAGCTGTTTTAGCTGAATTCTTAGCTCAATATGTAGAAGATGCTGAAGAACTGGAAAGAGTAACTCCTTTCGCAAAAGTATACTACCACGATGTAGAAAAAGAAGCGATGCGTCAGATGATTATCAATGACAAAATCCGTCTTGATGGTCGTGATCCTGAAACAATTCGCCCGATCTGGAGCGAAATTGACTATTTACCGGGAGCTCACGGTTCTGCAATCTTTACTAGAGGTGAAACTCAGTCTTTAACAGCTGTAACTTTAGGTTCAGTAAAAGATGCGAACATGGTAGACAGCGTAATGGTAAATTATGACGAAAGATTCTTCTTACATTATAACTTCCCTCCATTCTCAACTGGTGAAGCTCGTCCTTTAAGAGGAACTTCAAGAAGAGAAGTGGGTCATGGAAACTTAGCTCAAAGAGCTTTGGCAAATATGATCCCTGAAGAAAATCCTTATACTATCCGTATCGTTTCTGATATTTTAGAATCAAACGGTTCGTCTTCTATGGCGACAGTTTGTGCAGGAACATTGGCTTTGATGGATGCAGGTATTCAAATTACAAAACCGGTTTCCGGGATTGCAATGGGATTGGTAACTGACGTAAAAACCGGAAAATTCACAGTGCTTTCTGATATCTTAGGAGACGAAGATCACTTAGGTGATATGGACTTTAAAGTAACAGGAACTGCAGACGGAATCACCGCTTGTCAGATGGATATCAAAATCCAGGGACTTTCTATGGATATTATGGAGAAAGCGCTTCTACAGGCTAGAAACGGAAGACTTCATATTCTTGATAAATTAAATGAAACTATTTCTGCACCAAGAGAAGATGTGAAACCTCACGCGCCGAAAATGGTAATGATGGAAATCTCTAAAGATTTCATCGGTGCTGTAATCGGACCTGGTGGAAAAATCATTCAGCAAATGCAGAAGGATACGGATACGGTTATCGCAATTGAAGAAGTTGGTGAGATCGGAAGAATCGAAATTTCTGGTGTTAGCAGAGAAAAGATCAACGATGCGATTGCAAGAATCAACGAGATTACTTTTGTACCTGTTGTAGGTGAAGTTTACCAAGGTAAAGTAGTGAAAGTAATGGATTTCGGAGCTTTCGTAGCGATTGCAAAAGGAACTGAAGGATTACTTCACATTTCTGAAATCGAATGGGCTCGTCTTGATAAAGTTCCTTACAAAGAAGGTGACGAAGTTGAGGTGAAATTTATGGGGTATGATGACCGTAAGAAAATGAAACTTTCTAGAAAAGTTTTATTGCCAAGACCACCAAGACCTGAGCAAAAACCAAGAGAAGAAGGACAAGGAAGACCAGAAGGACAAAACAGACCTGAAAGACCTGCGAGACCGGAAAGTAAAGTAAATCCGGAAGGAAGAGACCAGCCGGGAGAGCACAAGCCTTTGAACGAAGCTTAA
- a CDS encoding acyloxyacyl hydrolase, producing MDSVRRSNLQGSVSMQFGKFLGTNDYLKELKHREFIGASAELTVQTDGSQEWHKRFGRPYYGGGIVAFDFLKNSDMGRPFAIYGTFGGAIKETLTHSWNYNTSGGFAFNWTPFDQEKGYLNQTFGSSVSVYISFGANYKYYLSKHLDLGLGLNFTHFSNGALKLPNKGMNTFNSQLSLTYHFDERQFAPKDTLSVFDKYSTLDVNVFGGVRHSIFYGKDEGFSYDDVDLIDKFKGRYYENWGIETVYHRQVTYKSSLGLGIGLMYDEDYNHKFYQDENGIIQSTKRFQRDQLLLNIFPSYRLSISKFAIQIQPGFYIFKKEIDRRYDKTIFYQRVGFQYTVGKNLLIGIGLRSFKFHKADYIEWRLGYRIFNKKNP from the coding sequence ATGGATAGTGTTCGAAGATCAAATTTGCAAGGTTCTGTAAGTATGCAGTTTGGAAAATTTTTAGGAACCAATGATTATCTAAAAGAACTTAAGCATAGAGAATTTATCGGAGCTTCTGCAGAACTTACCGTGCAAACCGATGGAAGTCAGGAGTGGCACAAAAGATTTGGAAGACCTTATTACGGTGGAGGGATTGTCGCTTTTGATTTCTTGAAAAACAGTGATATGGGAAGACCTTTCGCTATTTACGGAACTTTCGGTGGAGCCATCAAAGAAACACTCACACATTCCTGGAATTACAACACAAGCGGTGGTTTTGCTTTCAACTGGACGCCTTTTGATCAGGAAAAAGGGTATCTTAATCAAACTTTCGGATCTTCAGTAAGTGTTTACATTAGCTTTGGAGCCAATTATAAATATTATCTTTCCAAACATTTAGATCTAGGATTGGGTTTAAATTTTACCCACTTTTCAAATGGTGCCTTGAAACTTCCCAATAAAGGAATGAATACATTCAATTCACAGCTTTCTCTCACGTATCATTTTGATGAAAGGCAATTTGCTCCGAAAGATACTTTGTCGGTATTTGATAAATATTCTACGTTGGATGTGAATGTTTTTGGAGGCGTAAGACATTCTATTTTTTATGGAAAAGATGAAGGTTTTAGTTATGATGATGTTGATTTGATAGATAAATTTAAAGGAAGGTATTATGAGAATTGGGGAATAGAAACGGTGTATCACAGACAGGTTACTTATAAATCATCTTTGGGCTTGGGGATTGGTCTTATGTATGACGAAGATTACAATCACAAGTTTTATCAGGATGAAAACGGAATAATCCAAAGTACAAAAAGATTTCAACGGGATCAGCTTTTATTAAATATATTCCCTTCTTACCGACTTTCGATTTCAAAATTTGCGATTCAGATTCAGCCGGGATTCTATATATTTAAAAAAGAAATTGACCGACGTTATGATAAAACTATTTTCTATCAGAGAGTTGGTTTCCAATATACAGTCGGGAAAAATCTGTTGATAGGAATCGGTTTGAGATCATTTAAATTTCATAAAGCAGATTATATAGAATGGAGACTCGGTTACAGGATTTTTAATAAGAAAAATCCGTAA
- a CDS encoding nucleotidyltransferase domain-containing protein → MTPKILDKLKEIEATRNIEILLAVESGSRAWGFASPDSDYDIRFIYRHEKDWYLSPWDKDETIEFMTEDDLDGSGWDLRKTFHLLLKSNAALLSWFYSPIVYVKDEKFYDLFKPLADSAFSPIAVSYHYLSMSKKYLEACRTDEVKLKSYFYCLRTVLTGKWILEKGTVPPVLFSELLVLVDDFTRNKIENLVALKATKGESYFHPNDWELFGFLEKMVKDNEERAKSLLGGNNDKSEMERVFREILM, encoded by the coding sequence ATGACACCAAAAATACTAGATAAATTAAAAGAAATAGAGGCAACAAGAAACATAGAAATACTTCTTGCCGTAGAATCAGGAAGCCGAGCCTGGGGTTTTGCGTCTCCTGACAGCGATTATGACATACGTTTTATATACCGCCACGAAAAAGACTGGTATCTTTCACCGTGGGATAAAGACGAGACGATAGAATTTATGACCGAAGACGACCTCGACGGTTCCGGATGGGATTTGAGAAAGACTTTTCATCTCTTATTAAAATCGAATGCAGCTTTATTGAGTTGGTTCTACTCTCCTATCGTTTATGTGAAAGATGAAAAATTTTACGACTTATTTAAACCTTTAGCAGATTCTGCTTTTTCGCCAATAGCGGTTTCTTACCATTATCTGAGCATGAGCAAAAAATATCTGGAAGCCTGCAGAACCGATGAAGTAAAACTGAAATCTTATTTCTACTGCCTTCGAACTGTTCTGACAGGAAAATGGATATTAGAAAAAGGAACGGTACCGCCAGTTTTGTTCAGTGAATTGCTGGTTTTAGTCGATGATTTTACGAGAAACAAAATAGAAAATCTTGTTGCCTTAAAAGCGACCAAAGGAGAATCTTATTTTCATCCGAATGATTGGGAACTTTTTGGTTTTCTGGAGAAGATGGTGAAAGATAATGAGGAAAGAGCAAAGAGTTTGCTTGGAGGAAATAATGATAAGAGTGAGATGGAGAGGGTTTTTAGAGAGATATTGATGTAA
- the rpsO gene encoding 30S ribosomal protein S15 has translation MYLTTEKKAEIFAKHGKSAQDTGTAEGQVALFTFRINHLSQHLKANRHDFNTERSLVKLVGKRKSLLDYLKKKDITRYRAIIAELGLRK, from the coding sequence ATGTACTTAACAACAGAAAAAAAAGCAGAAATTTTCGCAAAACATGGAAAATCTGCACAAGACACAGGAACTGCTGAAGGGCAAGTAGCTCTTTTCACGTTCAGAATTAACCACTTATCTCAGCACTTGAAGGCAAATCGTCACGATTTCAATACTGAAAGATCTTTGGTGAAATTAGTAGGTAAGAGAAAAAGCTTATTAGATTATCTTAAGAAGAAAGATATCACAAGATATAGAGCAATTATTGCTGAACTTGGTTTAAGAAAATAA
- a CDS encoding RtcB family protein: MNTITGNELIALGYRPGKWFAGALEYINENQLDENQISEYLEQFKSPEPIPLHAEAKDFIINIRAEHENEVDNVEKVINTMKVLMKTPTLIDGAIMPDACPTGPEGYIPVGGVVVAKNAIHPGFHSADICCSVMLTDFGKVEPKEVLDAAHSITHFGYGGRPRGEQMEMSQELMDAFRENEFLNDEKLISIARSHMGTQGDGNHFLFVGISKNTGNTMLVTHHGSRAPGAMLYDKGMKVANRFRQEISPETLRENAWIPFETEEGKSYWEALQLIRNWTKENHESIHNATLEKLNIEKQNRYWNEHNFVFRDGDLFYHAKGATPLDDKFLPDITGPRLIPLNMAEPVLIVQGTTNERNLGFAPHGAGRNFSRTFHKKSLAHKTIEEVFEEETKGLDIRFFTNDIDISELPTAYKSAKNVRAQIEEYGLCEVLDEVMPYGCIMAGDVQKNAPWKKKKKFRKA; this comes from the coding sequence ATGAATACAATTACAGGAAATGAATTGATCGCTTTAGGATACAGACCGGGAAAATGGTTTGCAGGAGCATTAGAATATATCAACGAAAATCAATTGGACGAAAATCAAATCTCAGAATATTTGGAGCAATTCAAATCTCCGGAACCAATTCCGTTGCATGCTGAAGCGAAAGATTTCATCATCAACATCAGAGCGGAACACGAAAATGAAGTCGATAACGTAGAAAAAGTAATCAATACGATGAAAGTTTTGATGAAAACGCCAACGTTGATTGACGGCGCCATTATGCCCGATGCTTGTCCGACCGGACCGGAAGGATATATTCCGGTGGGCGGAGTTGTAGTCGCAAAAAATGCGATTCATCCGGGATTTCATAGCGCAGATATTTGTTGTTCCGTCATGTTGACAGATTTTGGGAAAGTTGAACCTAAAGAAGTTTTGGATGCAGCCCATTCAATTACGCATTTCGGATACGGAGGAAGACCGAGAGGTGAGCAAATGGAAATGTCTCAGGAATTGATGGATGCTTTCAGAGAAAATGAGTTTTTGAATGATGAAAAATTAATCAGCATCGCCCGTTCTCATATGGGAACTCAAGGTGACGGAAACCATTTCTTATTTGTCGGAATTTCTAAAAATACAGGGAATACAATGTTGGTGACTCATCACGGATCAAGAGCTCCCGGAGCAATGTTGTACGATAAAGGAATGAAAGTCGCAAATAGATTCAGACAGGAAATTTCGCCAGAAACTTTAAGAGAAAACGCATGGATTCCGTTTGAAACCGAAGAAGGGAAATCATATTGGGAAGCTTTGCAGTTGATAAGAAACTGGACGAAAGAAAACCATGAATCGATTCATAACGCAACTTTGGAAAAATTAAACATCGAAAAGCAAAACAGGTACTGGAACGAACATAATTTTGTATTCAGAGATGGAGATTTATTCTACCATGCAAAAGGAGCAACTCCGCTGGACGATAAATTTTTGCCGGATATTACGGGCCCGAGATTGATTCCTTTGAATATGGCAGAACCTGTATTGATTGTTCAGGGAACAACGAATGAGAGAAATTTAGGTTTTGCGCCACACGGAGCAGGAAGAAATTTCAGCAGAACTTTTCATAAAAAATCTCTGGCTCATAAAACCATCGAAGAAGTTTTTGAAGAAGAAACAAAAGGTTTGGATATCAGATTCTTCACCAATGATATTGATATTTCCGAACTTCCGACTGCGTATAAAAGTGCCAAAAATGTAAGAGCGCAGATTGAAGAATACGGATTGTGTGAAGTCTTGGATGAAGTGATGCCTTACGGATGTATTATGGCGGGTGATGTACAGAAAAATGCGCCGTGGAAGAAAAAGAAGAAGTTTAGAAAAGCATAG